In one Pseudomonas sp. SCA2728.1_7 genomic region, the following are encoded:
- the pgm gene encoding phosphoglucomutase (alpha-D-glucose-1,6-bisphosphate-dependent), producing the protein MTLSPFAGKPAPAELLVDIPRLVTAYYTGQPDASISTQRVAFGTSGHRGSSFDLSFNEWHVLAISQAICLYREAQGITGPLFVGIDTHALSTPAGASALEVLAANGVTVMIAEGDEYTPTPAISHAILCYNRGRTSGLADGIVITPSHNPPQSGGYKYNPTNGGPADTHITKWIEAKANELLAAKLAGVKRISYEQALKASTTHRHDYLNTYVADLINVIDFDAIRDAKLRLGVDPLGGAGVRYWSAIAEHYRLDLQVVNKEVDATFRFMTVDWDGQIRMDPSSSHAMQGLIGLKERFDVAFACDPDHDRHGIVTPSGGLLAPNNYLAVSIDYLFQNRPQWRADAGVGKTVVSSGLIDRVAKRLGRRLYEVPVGFKWFADGLFDGSLGFGGEESAGASFLRKDGGVWSTDKDGLIPALLAAEMTARTGRDPSQAYKALTDELGEPFSVRVDAKANPEQKALLSKLSPDQVTSTELAGEKIQSILSHAPGNDQAIGGLKVMTENGWFAARPSGTEDIYKIYAESFISDDHLKQLVVEAQTLVDGAISSK; encoded by the coding sequence ATGACACTCAGTCCTTTTGCGGGCAAACCGGCACCGGCAGAATTGTTGGTCGATATCCCGCGACTGGTAACGGCTTACTACACCGGACAGCCCGACGCCTCGATTTCCACTCAGCGTGTGGCATTCGGTACATCCGGACACCGGGGCAGCTCGTTCGACTTGAGTTTCAACGAGTGGCACGTTCTGGCCATCAGCCAGGCGATCTGCCTGTACCGCGAAGCCCAAGGCATCACCGGGCCGCTGTTTGTCGGCATCGACACCCACGCACTGTCGACCCCGGCCGGGGCCAGCGCGCTGGAAGTTCTGGCCGCCAACGGTGTGACGGTGATGATCGCCGAAGGTGATGAATACACGCCGACACCTGCGATTTCCCACGCGATTCTCTGCTACAACCGTGGCCGTACCTCGGGCCTGGCGGATGGCATCGTCATCACGCCGTCGCACAACCCGCCACAAAGCGGTGGTTACAAATACAACCCAACCAATGGCGGGCCGGCTGATACCCACATCACCAAGTGGATCGAAGCCAAGGCCAATGAGCTGTTGGCCGCGAAACTGGCCGGTGTGAAACGCATCAGTTACGAGCAGGCGCTCAAGGCCAGCACCACGCATCGCCACGATTACCTGAACACTTATGTAGCCGACCTGATCAACGTGATCGACTTCGACGCCATTCGTGACGCCAAACTACGTCTGGGCGTTGATCCGCTGGGCGGAGCAGGGGTGCGCTACTGGTCGGCGATTGCCGAGCATTACCGCCTCGATCTGCAAGTGGTCAACAAGGAAGTCGACGCGACGTTCCGTTTCATGACCGTCGACTGGGATGGCCAGATTCGTATGGATCCGTCGTCCAGCCACGCGATGCAAGGCCTGATCGGGCTGAAAGAGCGCTTCGATGTCGCTTTCGCCTGCGACCCCGATCACGACCGCCACGGCATCGTGACGCCGTCCGGTGGTTTGCTTGCGCCGAACAACTATCTCGCCGTCTCGATCGATTACCTGTTCCAGAACCGCCCGCAGTGGCGCGCGGATGCTGGCGTGGGTAAAACCGTGGTCAGCAGCGGTCTGATCGATCGCGTGGCCAAGCGTCTGGGCCGTCGTCTGTACGAAGTTCCGGTCGGTTTCAAATGGTTCGCTGACGGCCTGTTCGATGGCTCGTTGGGTTTCGGTGGTGAAGAGAGCGCCGGCGCATCGTTCCTGCGCAAGGACGGTGGCGTGTGGAGCACCGACAAGGATGGTCTGATCCCGGCGCTGCTCGCCGCCGAAATGACCGCACGCACTGGTCGCGATCCAAGCCAGGCCTACAAGGCATTGACCGATGAGCTGGGCGAACCGTTCTCGGTGCGCGTCGACGCCAAGGCCAATCCTGAGCAGAAAGCACTGCTGAGCAAGCTGTCACCTGACCAGGTCACCTCGACCGAACTGGCCGGCGAGAAAATCCAGAGCATTCTCAGCCATGCCCCGGGCAACGATCAGGCAATTGGTGGTCTGAAAGTGATGACTGAAAACGGTTGGTTCGCCGCGCGTCCGTCGGGCACCGAAGACATCTACAAGATCTACGCCGAAAGCTTCATCAGTGACGACCATCTGAAGCAATTGGTCGTTGAAGCGCAGACGCTGGTGGATGGCGCCATCTCCAGCAAGTGA
- a CDS encoding pirin family protein, translated as MLELRPFSSLGGAHHGWLDAHHHFSFAEYYDPQRMNWGNLRVWNDDVIAAGTGFPQHPHRDMEIITYVREGAITHQDNLGNKGRTEAGDVQVMSAGTGIAHSEYNLEAKDTKIFQIWILPTETGAPPSWGAKPFPKGQREGFVTLASGKDGDDQSLRIRADARLVAANLKAGETAEYRLDEGRRAYLVPATGVIDVNGLRAQARDGVAVAHERVLSVTAIEDSEIVLVDLA; from the coding sequence ATGCTTGAACTCAGACCTTTCAGCTCGCTGGGCGGCGCCCATCACGGCTGGTTGGATGCCCATCACCACTTTTCGTTCGCCGAGTACTACGACCCGCAGCGCATGAACTGGGGCAACCTGCGGGTGTGGAACGATGACGTGATTGCAGCAGGCACTGGTTTCCCGCAGCACCCGCATCGCGATATGGAAATCATCACCTATGTCCGTGAAGGTGCGATTACTCACCAGGACAACCTAGGCAACAAGGGCCGCACCGAGGCTGGCGACGTCCAAGTGATGAGTGCCGGCACCGGCATCGCTCACAGCGAATACAACCTGGAAGCGAAAGACACCAAGATCTTCCAGATCTGGATTCTGCCGACGGAAACCGGCGCACCGCCATCGTGGGGCGCAAAACCGTTCCCGAAAGGCCAGCGTGAAGGCTTTGTCACCTTGGCCAGCGGCAAGGACGGCGATGACCAGAGCCTGCGGATTCGCGCTGATGCGCGATTGGTCGCGGCCAATCTCAAGGCGGGTGAAACGGCGGAATATCGTCTGGATGAAGGCCGTCGCGCGTATCTGGTACCGGCCACCGGCGTGATTGACGTCAACGGCTTGCGTGCACAAGCTCGAGACGGTGTGGCGGTGGCGCATGAGCGCGTGTTGAGCGTCACGGCCATTGAGGACAGCGAAATCGTCCTGGTGGATTTGGCTTGA
- a CDS encoding PLP-dependent aminotransferase family protein produces the protein MKASRANDFVYQAVYRYLTLLIDEAGSSAAVRLPSLRQLADRLNVSISTVQYAYSLLEKEGRVYSIAKSGYYAQALHVMDSPESGSDLLETVYVNARRPGMCVLSADEPASLQPLDSPLLTLERELLRQYPRQPQALVQPCGELELRTVLAARYTSSTANYWRADDVYIGADLRGVLEILISVLELRRATVIVESPCDWVILRLLAAAEVRVIELPLLAGGVIDLQRLESLLKNEPVRLMLLSSVLSMPRGSLIPLSNQQAIAHLLGRHGTWVLENDCYSELHESADAQRLRDWLDPDRLLVFSTFEKFIGAEAPFGILLSRHWRNELQRQFLLRAFRLSPIRQKAVARLLGGGRLDQHLLVLKRMLKERRTQLIELLRERLGDALQIVEPQGGATIWVRSLRPVNMAQVFQRLLRQQIIIAPGELFSLQGLHAHHLRLSPLNHGDHDLASVVGLLGDALRLAPAE, from the coding sequence GTGAAAGCGTCGAGGGCGAACGACTTCGTTTATCAGGCGGTGTATCGATATCTGACGTTGTTGATAGACGAGGCGGGGAGCAGTGCGGCGGTGCGCTTGCCCTCACTGCGTCAACTGGCTGATCGACTCAACGTCTCGATCTCGACTGTCCAGTACGCCTATTCGCTGCTGGAAAAGGAAGGCCGGGTGTATTCGATCGCCAAGTCCGGTTACTACGCGCAAGCGTTGCACGTGATGGATTCGCCAGAAAGTGGCAGTGATTTGCTGGAAACCGTTTACGTCAACGCAAGGCGCCCGGGCATGTGCGTGCTCAGCGCTGATGAACCGGCCTCATTGCAACCGCTCGACAGTCCGTTGTTAACGCTGGAGCGGGAGCTGCTGCGCCAGTATCCGCGCCAGCCGCAAGCGCTGGTGCAACCCTGTGGCGAACTGGAGTTGCGTACGGTACTCGCCGCACGTTACACCTCATCAACCGCCAACTATTGGCGTGCAGACGACGTTTACATTGGCGCAGATCTGCGCGGCGTCCTGGAAATTCTGATTTCCGTGCTTGAGCTGCGTCGGGCCACTGTGATCGTTGAATCGCCCTGTGACTGGGTGATTTTACGCCTGCTGGCCGCCGCCGAGGTGCGCGTCATCGAGTTGCCGTTGCTCGCCGGTGGCGTGATTGATCTGCAGCGGCTGGAGTCGTTGCTCAAAAATGAGCCGGTGCGTTTGATGCTGTTGTCGTCAGTGCTGAGCATGCCCCGGGGAAGCCTGATACCGCTGAGTAACCAGCAGGCAATCGCACATTTGCTCGGGCGTCACGGTACCTGGGTGCTGGAAAACGACTGTTACAGCGAGCTTCATGAAAGCGCTGATGCCCAACGGTTGCGCGACTGGCTTGATCCTGACCGTTTGCTGGTGTTTTCCACGTTCGAAAAATTCATCGGGGCCGAGGCGCCTTTTGGCATTTTGCTCTCACGACATTGGCGCAATGAGCTGCAGCGGCAATTTCTGTTACGCGCGTTTCGCTTGTCGCCGATCCGCCAGAAGGCCGTTGCCAGGCTGCTTGGGGGAGGGCGACTGGATCAGCATTTGCTGGTATTGAAACGGATGCTCAAGGAGCGTCGCACGCAATTGATCGAGTTGTTGCGAGAGCGTCTTGGCGATGCGCTGCAGATTGTCGAACCGCAAGGTGGCGCGACGATATGGGTACGTTCTCTGCGCCCGGTGAACATGGCACAGGTGTTCCAGCGCCTGCTCAGACAGCAAATCATCATTGCACCGGGCGAGCTGTTCAGCCTGCAAGGCCTGCATGCGCACCATCTGCGGTTGAGCCCGCTGAACCATGGCGACCATGACCTGGCCAGCGTCGTTGGCCTGCTCGGTGACGCCTTGCGTCTGGCGCCTGCTGAATAA